One genomic window of Magnolia sinica isolate HGM2019 chromosome 3, MsV1, whole genome shotgun sequence includes the following:
- the LOC131238883 gene encoding vesicle-associated membrane protein 721-like, which yields MGQIIFLLLAMTGFDHAVVVILLDVAAYCVVAVESVGRKILIAFLEWVKDDFNKKYGGGRATTAIVNNLNKEFGSKLKEHIQYCVDHPEEISKLAKVKAQVSEVKGVMMENIEKVLTLQSIDDIAALQIVGMILSL from the exons ATGGGGCAGATCATTTTCTTGTTGCTTGCCATGACTGG CTTTGATCATGCTGTGGTAGTTATCTTGTTGGATGTTGCAGCCTATTGTGTAGTTGCAGTTGAGTCAGTTGGTAGAAAAATTCTCATTGCCTTTTTGGAGTGGGTTAAGGATGATTTCAACAAGAAATACGGAGGAGGAAGAGCTACCACTGCTATTGTTAACAACCTCAACAAGGAGTTTGG GTCCAAACTGAAAGAGCACATACAGTATTGTGTGGACCATCCAGAGGAGATCAGCAAGCTTGCAAAGGTGAAAGCTCAGGTTTCAGAAGTTAAAGGAGTTATGATGGAAAATATTGAAAAA GTTCTGACACTCCAATCAATTGATGATATAGCTGCCCTTCAG ATTGTGGGGATGATACTTTCTCTTTAA